One genomic region from Estrella lausannensis encodes:
- the yidD gene encoding membrane protein insertion efficiency factor YidD, with the protein MCKKLLILFIRFYQLGISPLLPKSCRFYPSCSCYAEEALQKHGIFKGLKLATLRVIKCGPWHPGGYDPVPDEKENPRC; encoded by the coding sequence ATGTGCAAGAAACTGCTCATCCTTTTCATCCGTTTCTACCAGCTTGGCATCAGTCCTCTTTTGCCTAAAAGCTGCCGCTTCTACCCCAGTTGCTCATGCTACGCTGAAGAAGCACTGCAAAAACACGGCATTTTCAAAGGGCTTAAGCTGGCAACCCTCAGGGTGATTAAGTGCGGCCCCTGGCACCCTGGCGGCTACGACCCCGTCCCTGACGAAAAAGAGAACCCGCGCTGCTGA
- a CDS encoding TraB/GumN family protein: protein MLPLINKHNTIIIIKGLMNIESGKSTPAIHAGSLWQINPQVNLYFFSEMGSASPFSNPKFASTFNVAKRIILFTSPILSHLALPLDDKIKFFASKIDLSEEELTKLLQTMPRALGEITSRSILEAAELDKFESASEKALALVTTAIRLLLPTVSASEHIKERIDHKNQTLSYLFNEEELTLSSKHQDFLAELSSFALLALCKNEASLEFIKNILNTLRAASALGLTPSDLSQTVNTPPNLVESLEPYAKKIWGEEWQDTLTRYNKTMMGMQEDVLERLTERIEGVIAQGERSLLMIPEFDPQSVLLKLKEKNIEMVGPIRESIKPRGYLFQIEKAGQVVGHFLGSYHLTPNWILESFNSKIEDAFLKSDVLAVEIDVTKQEHKEALELATLKRWEKNPFFESREERQEFLSFLGERGIQIVDEKIPDRLLHHKLAEIIGSKEGIESGIDLKFIERAKMREMEIIDLESMDMHLQQIQLLEQEETKFNEATRLEIQLSRSAQNIHAHRVTNLREWAKTLIESQVSADVINFLMPQEAFAKAGLQWPPSQITESTIKIALDYFDSEINQEMRRQRNLKFESLLKKLRDSIHSIKTGVALNWELGFIGLLEAELKNTSQEIKECTNTRNMEMALTVSRLVRSGKKPFAIAGALHFAGEGSVIKNMERMGYKITQIICEEPR from the coding sequence GTGCTCCCATTAATAAACAAACATAACACTATAATAATAATCAAAGGTTTAATGAACATTGAATCCGGCAAATCCACACCAGCAATTCATGCTGGATCTCTATGGCAGATCAATCCCCAGGTGAACCTCTATTTTTTCAGTGAAATGGGCTCCGCGTCTCCCTTTTCCAACCCTAAATTCGCCTCAACCTTCAATGTAGCCAAAAGGATCATCCTATTTACCTCCCCCATTCTCAGTCACCTAGCCCTACCCTTAGATGATAAGATCAAGTTTTTTGCATCGAAAATAGACCTGAGTGAAGAGGAGCTGACCAAACTACTGCAAACCATGCCCAGAGCCCTCGGAGAAATAACAAGTCGATCTATTTTAGAGGCCGCCGAGCTAGATAAATTTGAATCTGCCAGCGAAAAAGCTCTGGCCCTTGTTACAACAGCCATTAGACTGCTATTGCCTACCGTTTCTGCCAGCGAGCACATTAAAGAGAGGATTGATCACAAAAACCAAACGCTTTCGTACTTATTCAATGAAGAAGAATTAACCCTCAGCAGCAAGCACCAAGATTTCCTCGCGGAACTTTCTAGCTTTGCACTCTTAGCACTGTGTAAAAATGAAGCATCCTTAGAGTTTATAAAAAACATTTTAAACACTTTGAGAGCAGCTTCAGCCCTTGGCCTCACTCCCTCAGACCTATCACAAACAGTAAATACTCCTCCCAATCTGGTTGAATCACTTGAGCCATACGCTAAAAAAATTTGGGGAGAGGAGTGGCAAGATACCCTTACCAGATACAATAAAACCATGATGGGCATGCAGGAAGACGTCCTAGAGCGATTGACAGAACGAATTGAAGGAGTTATCGCACAAGGAGAAAGAAGCCTGCTAATGATTCCTGAATTCGACCCGCAATCTGTCTTGCTGAAACTCAAAGAAAAAAATATTGAAATGGTGGGACCCATTAGAGAATCGATCAAGCCGAGAGGTTACCTATTCCAAATCGAAAAAGCAGGCCAGGTCGTAGGCCACTTTTTAGGTTCATACCACTTGACGCCGAACTGGATTCTAGAATCATTTAACTCCAAAATAGAAGATGCCTTCTTGAAATCCGATGTTCTCGCCGTTGAAATCGATGTGACAAAGCAGGAGCATAAAGAGGCGCTTGAGCTAGCGACGCTGAAACGATGGGAAAAGAACCCATTCTTTGAAAGTAGAGAGGAAAGGCAGGAATTTCTTTCTTTCCTAGGAGAACGAGGAATTCAGATAGTAGATGAAAAAATCCCGGATAGACTACTTCATCACAAGCTCGCAGAAATCATAGGGTCTAAAGAAGGAATAGAGAGCGGAATAGACCTCAAGTTTATCGAGAGGGCTAAAATGCGAGAAATGGAAATCATCGACCTCGAATCGATGGATATGCATCTGCAGCAGATCCAACTACTCGAGCAGGAAGAGACTAAATTTAACGAAGCGACACGATTAGAGATACAATTATCTCGTTCCGCACAAAATATTCACGCGCACAGAGTGACCAACTTACGCGAATGGGCAAAAACATTAATCGAATCCCAAGTAAGCGCTGATGTCATAAATTTCTTAATGCCGCAAGAAGCATTTGCGAAAGCCGGGTTGCAATGGCCGCCCTCGCAAATCACAGAGAGTACAATCAAAATTGCTCTTGATTATTTCGATTCAGAGATAAATCAAGAAATGCGCAGGCAACGAAATTTAAAATTTGAAAGTTTATTAAAAAAATTGAGGGATTCTATCCATTCTATCAAGACCGGTGTCGCTTTGAACTGGGAACTAGGTTTTATTGGACTGCTTGAGGCAGAGCTTAAAAACACAAGCCAGGAAATTAAAGAGTGCACCAACACCCGCAACATGGAAATGGCATTAACTGTCAGCCGACTCGTGCGGAGTGGAAAAAAACCATTTGCTATAGCCGGCGCCCTTCATTTTGCCGGTGAAGGCAGCGTGATAAAAAACATGGAGCGTATGGGTTATAAAATCACTCAAATCATCTGCGAAGAACCGCGTTAA
- a CDS encoding RMD1 family protein: MEGFAICTCASFNIKALHEHFRPLNETTRIRDVVHVKITNHKEEGDLFFFPYGAYVSWGLTKEYLLEFAKEIKAFEHSSLDNSESDDFTFGLGERALFRNNFITLPDESTLTKLAFSHGLAQSVKLSGFETTIRNLFQKTRHLPEHLAKDGKIPLSRRDIRRRMGTLFLERSSINLHVDVLDTPDFFWEHSQYEGIYQITAVELDLQPRVRALNQQLDVIHEMFEMLGNELNHQHSSRLEWAIILLIVFEVILSLFHDILKVI; this comes from the coding sequence ATGGAAGGATTTGCCATCTGCACATGCGCTTCGTTCAATATCAAAGCGCTCCACGAACACTTTCGCCCCCTCAATGAAACGACGCGGATACGCGATGTGGTTCACGTCAAGATCACCAACCACAAGGAAGAGGGCGACCTCTTTTTCTTCCCCTACGGCGCCTATGTATCGTGGGGACTTACAAAAGAATACCTGCTGGAATTCGCAAAAGAGATAAAAGCTTTTGAACACAGTAGCTTAGATAATAGCGAATCGGACGACTTCACCTTCGGCCTGGGAGAAAGAGCTCTCTTCCGCAACAACTTCATCACCCTACCTGACGAATCTACATTGACCAAGCTTGCGTTTTCCCACGGCCTTGCCCAGTCGGTAAAACTTAGCGGCTTTGAAACCACGATCCGCAACCTGTTCCAAAAGACGAGGCACCTTCCTGAGCACCTTGCCAAAGACGGCAAGATCCCCCTCTCGAGACGCGATATCCGAAGAAGGATGGGTACCCTATTTTTAGAACGCAGCTCCATCAACTTGCATGTGGACGTGCTCGATACCCCTGATTTTTTCTGGGAGCACTCACAGTATGAGGGCATCTACCAGATCACAGCCGTCGAGCTTGACTTGCAGCCCAGAGTGCGAGCCCTCAACCAACAGCTGGATGTAATCCACGAAATGTTTGAGATGCTCGGCAACGAACTCAACCACCAGCACTCCAGCAGGCTCGAGTGGGCAATTATCCTCCTGATTGTCTTCGAAGTGATTTTATCACTCTTCCACGACATCTTAAAAGTCATATGA
- the recO gene encoding DNA repair protein RecO: MKKGIYLKETGVILSTLPYGDSGSIVKVFTAESGLMSYFAKNGPSAKGKLSPFEPFTLGEISYEEGNGSLALLREFKVSNYHLPIRESLERIEAAALMADALDKTQGPGLEAPDLFTLFCLYLKWLPQAKNPFTLAASFYLKTMKHEGVLHITPDCTGCGNPLGECLLCEGTALCTDCALEGTALEPEETQLVLLLTLAREFKDIKQEEISPRLLQALRLFFENTTQ; this comes from the coding sequence TTGAAAAAAGGAATCTATTTAAAAGAGACAGGAGTGATCCTCTCTACTTTGCCCTATGGCGATTCAGGATCTATAGTCAAAGTCTTCACTGCCGAAAGCGGACTTATGTCCTACTTTGCAAAAAACGGCCCCTCAGCCAAAGGAAAATTAAGTCCTTTCGAACCCTTCACCCTGGGCGAAATCTCCTACGAAGAGGGCAATGGCAGTCTGGCGCTTTTGCGGGAGTTCAAAGTTTCAAATTACCACCTCCCCATCCGAGAGAGCCTTGAGCGCATTGAGGCGGCAGCTCTCATGGCCGATGCTCTGGATAAGACCCAGGGCCCAGGACTTGAGGCGCCCGATCTCTTTACCCTTTTCTGCCTTTACCTGAAATGGCTCCCGCAGGCGAAAAATCCCTTCACCCTTGCGGCCAGCTTCTACCTAAAGACCATGAAGCATGAAGGCGTCTTACACATTACGCCCGACTGCACAGGCTGCGGCAACCCGCTTGGCGAATGCCTCTTATGCGAAGGAACAGCTCTCTGCACAGACTGCGCCTTAGAAGGCACTGCCCTAGAACCGGAAGAGACGCAGCTCGTCCTTCTCCTAACCTTGGCACGGGAGTTCAAAGATATAAAACAGGAAGAGATATCGCCACGCCTGCTTCAGGCTCTGCGTCTATTCTTTGAAAATACGACCCAATAA
- the hpf gene encoding ribosome hibernation-promoting factor, HPF/YfiA family: MSRKTKAEQFQDTGYNITVTGRHVLVTDAMKDYAQEKIFKIEKFTNRIIDVNIRMDIQKLEHRVDIVMTVGHLKIKSSASTTDMYVSIDQAADKLEKQLIKYKKRLQEHAAKDVASIEMQVSIIKNEDSQIREINDEIESENNRALLDSYGPHRIVDKETRPLKTLTTSEAVMKMDLSGDAFLIYRSEEEQKLKVIYRRKDGTLGIIEVES; this comes from the coding sequence ATGAGCCGAAAAACAAAAGCCGAGCAATTCCAAGATACCGGATATAACATCACTGTCACAGGACGTCATGTCCTTGTCACCGATGCGATGAAAGATTACGCGCAGGAAAAGATCTTCAAAATTGAAAAATTTACCAACCGCATCATCGATGTCAACATCCGCATGGATATTCAAAAACTTGAACATCGCGTGGATATTGTCATGACTGTAGGCCACTTGAAGATTAAGAGCTCGGCATCGACAACGGATATGTATGTCTCGATCGACCAGGCTGCTGATAAACTGGAAAAGCAGCTGATCAAATACAAAAAAAGGCTACAGGAACATGCTGCCAAGGATGTGGCTTCCATTGAAATGCAAGTCAGCATCATCAAAAACGAAGATTCGCAAATTCGCGAGATCAACGACGAGATAGAGTCGGAAAATAACCGTGCTCTTCTCGACAGCTACGGCCCGCACAGGATAGTCGACAAAGAGACCAGGCCGCTAAAAACCCTGACGACTTCCGAAGCTGTCATGAAAATGGATCTCTCGGGCGATGCCTTTCTTATCTACCGCTCCGAAGAGGAACAGAAATTGAAGGTAATCTACAGAAGAAAAGACGGAACCCTTGGCATCATCGAAGTTGAAAGCTAA
- a CDS encoding type I restriction enzyme HsdR N-terminal domain-containing protein has translation MASSKLKANPSFLHCQIRGKPSPATPEEVVRQSVVYEMIHRLSFPKSLIVLEKDLSNLVSGATPAALKRRFDVVAFFKDPLAGSLKPLLIVECKATHLDEKALAQLLGYNHFLKAPYFAAISKARSALFLRNGNQWAPISSGLLPYPVMIEHLSKIHPDRSLRQSL, from the coding sequence TTGGCATCATCGAAGTTGAAAGCTAATCCCTCTTTTCTGCATTGCCAGATCCGTGGCAAACCGTCCCCCGCCACTCCGGAAGAAGTTGTGCGGCAATCGGTTGTATACGAGATGATTCACCGGCTTTCATTCCCGAAGAGTCTGATCGTTTTAGAGAAGGATCTCTCAAATCTTGTCAGTGGAGCCACTCCTGCCGCACTCAAGCGGCGCTTTGACGTGGTGGCGTTTTTTAAAGATCCGCTCGCAGGTTCTCTTAAGCCGCTTCTCATCGTGGAGTGCAAAGCGACTCATCTTGATGAAAAGGCTCTCGCGCAACTTTTGGGGTATAACCACTTTCTCAAAGCACCCTACTTCGCTGCGATATCTAAAGCAAGAAGCGCTCTTTTTTTGAGGAACGGCAATCAGTGGGCACCGATCTCTTCAGGACTTCTTCCCTATCCGGTAATGATAGAGCATCTCAGTAAGATTCATCCAGATAGATCACTCCGTCAATCACTTTGA
- a CDS encoding Rieske (2Fe-2S) protein gives MDTEDRIRLIEASAVPEGGSRLVITDEGDEIALFKLKGEIFALQNACPHEGGPLCEGSIKGEKVACPWHEWEFDIRSGRCINVPGCDAFSVAVKVIDGVIYLDESY, from the coding sequence ATGGATACTGAAGACAGAATTCGCCTGATTGAGGCATCAGCTGTCCCTGAAGGGGGGTCGCGCCTCGTGATCACCGACGAGGGGGATGAGATCGCGCTCTTTAAATTGAAAGGAGAGATATTCGCCCTGCAAAACGCCTGTCCCCATGAAGGAGGCCCTCTTTGCGAGGGAAGCATCAAAGGGGAAAAGGTCGCCTGTCCCTGGCATGAATGGGAGTTCGATATCAGAAGCGGCAGGTGTATTAATGTACCGGGCTGCGATGCCTTCAGCGTCGCAGTCAAAGTGATTGACGGAGTGATCTATCTGGATGAATCTTACTGA